One Candidatus Acidiferrales bacterium genomic region harbors:
- a CDS encoding uroporphyrinogen-III synthase: MEAKGPLAGKRIVITRAAGQSEGLRIMLRTAGAQVIELPCVEFREVSDADPLDQVIRSLNQFDWLFFTSQNAVRFFARRMRTLNLAPAPPGSRHHRVAAIGPATAEAAANEGFSVDFVPPAGTGRTFAANFKDCVRSVAGMEARNPAVEFVQGLAGMKILVPRSDLALRERAAADWMEVLEEAGAKVTPVVAYRTSMPESLAGPAMNGILQNGADCFIFASPSAFQNFAKAIDSEALRQFGTKSAFAAIGPTTAAAIRVSGLPCAIEATESNSNALIDAIAEYFRRSTRSANSQGAKYA, encoded by the coding sequence GTGGAGGCTAAGGGGCCGCTTGCGGGCAAGCGCATTGTGATTACTCGCGCTGCGGGCCAGAGCGAAGGTCTGAGAATCATGCTGCGCACGGCCGGTGCGCAGGTGATCGAATTGCCGTGCGTCGAATTTCGCGAGGTCAGCGATGCGGATCCTCTCGATCAGGTGATTCGTTCGTTGAACCAATTTGATTGGCTTTTTTTCACCAGCCAGAATGCGGTGCGATTTTTTGCCCGCCGCATGCGTACTTTGAATTTAGCTCCTGCTCCCCCAGGTTCGCGCCATCATCGCGTTGCAGCAATTGGGCCGGCCACAGCCGAAGCCGCCGCCAACGAGGGATTTTCTGTGGATTTCGTGCCCCCTGCGGGCACTGGGCGTACCTTTGCCGCGAATTTCAAAGACTGTGTTCGCAGCGTCGCCGGCATGGAAGCGAGAAATCCCGCGGTGGAATTTGTTCAGGGATTGGCGGGCATGAAAATTCTCGTTCCGCGCAGCGATTTGGCCTTGCGAGAGCGCGCCGCCGCGGACTGGATGGAAGTGCTTGAGGAAGCTGGGGCGAAAGTCACGCCAGTCGTCGCCTATCGCACCTCGATGCCTGAGTCGCTCGCCGGCCCGGCGATGAATGGTATCCTTCAAAACGGTGCGGATTGCTTCATATTTGCCAGCCCTTCCGCTTTTCAGAACTTTGCAAAAGCTATCGATTCGGAAGCCCTTCGGCAATTCGGGACGAAGTCGGCCTTCGCGGCCATTGGCCCGACGACGGCAGCGGCGATTCGCGTGAGCGGGCTGCCATGCGCCATTGAAGCAACGGAATCGAATTCGAATGCACTGATCGATGCAATTGCCGAATATTTCCGGCGTTCGACGCGATCCGCAAATTCGCAAGGAGCAAAATACGCATGA
- the hemC gene encoding hydroxymethylbilane synthase, which translates to MKPLRIGTRGSKLALWQAEHVRAKLREETDVESEIVVIKTAGDRFASSGISEIGAKGVFIKEIEEALLSGQIDIAVHSMKDVPTDFCSACRISIGFAREDSRDCLISRKGETLAKLRPGARVGTSSVRRASQLRAFRPDLEIVPLRGNVDTRLRKLDAAEYDAVVVAKAGIERLGLSPRITEILAHEIMLPAPGQGALGIEFCADQENLYKPFLEKLEDWPTVCSVRCERALQDELQGGCTIPLGAWARIENSQMKLDARVLNVEGTESIHRQAVGSPEASEHIGRDLARRLLDAGADRLLRIAGRIAGGG; encoded by the coding sequence ATGAAACCGCTGCGAATTGGTACACGCGGCAGCAAGCTTGCGCTTTGGCAGGCAGAGCACGTCCGCGCCAAACTGCGGGAAGAAACAGATGTCGAATCGGAGATTGTGGTGATCAAGACTGCTGGCGACCGCTTCGCTTCCTCCGGAATCTCGGAAATCGGAGCAAAGGGAGTTTTCATCAAGGAAATTGAAGAGGCCTTGCTAAGCGGGCAAATCGACATAGCGGTGCATAGCATGAAGGATGTGCCCACTGACTTTTGTAGCGCATGCCGGATTTCGATTGGTTTCGCACGCGAAGACTCCCGGGACTGCTTGATCTCACGGAAAGGGGAGACGCTTGCCAAGCTCCGGCCCGGCGCTCGCGTTGGCACAAGCAGCGTCCGGCGCGCGTCACAGTTGAGGGCTTTTCGCCCGGACCTTGAAATTGTTCCGCTTCGTGGCAACGTGGATACGCGACTGCGCAAGCTTGATGCAGCAGAATACGATGCGGTCGTTGTTGCTAAGGCGGGGATCGAGCGTTTGGGCTTGTCGCCGCGAATCACGGAAATTCTGGCGCATGAGATCATGCTCCCCGCCCCCGGACAGGGTGCGCTCGGTATTGAATTCTGCGCAGATCAGGAAAATTTGTATAAACCATTTCTGGAGAAGCTCGAAGATTGGCCGACGGTTTGCTCTGTTCGTTGCGAGCGCGCCTTGCAGGATGAATTACAGGGAGGGTGCACGATTCCTCTGGGAGCTTGGGCGCGAATCGAGAACAGCCAAATGAAATTGGATGCTCGCGTACTCAACGTCGAGGGCACCGAATCCATTCATCGTCAGGCAGTGGGTTCTCCCGAAGCTTCTGAGCATATCGGCCGGGACCTGGCGCGCCGGCTCCTCGATGCGGGAGCTGATCGTCTGCTGCGTATTGCTGGGAGGATCGCCGGTGGAGGCTAA
- the hemA gene encoding glutamyl-tRNA reductase has product MTTDSIRGRAEVGAGGRVEIALIGCNHRTAPVELRERVAFTPEQAIRAASELRGLGLIEEAVIVSTCNRSELYGVTSESIESTPTALASFLAEFHKLSTVDLDGRLYRYAGPEAIRHLFRVASGLDSLLLGEAEILGQVREAYNRALENGSTGPVLNRLFQSALEVGKRVRSETEIGTRPMSVALAGVRLAERIFGDLKGREALIVGAGSVAEQVVEHLRLRGIGELRMVNRTFSRAQELAQRMGGHAHEWANLERQLEQPDIIVTSVSGSEHVLTRSMIEAGMAARSGRAMFVIDLGVPRNVEPEAEGLYNFYLFNIDHLGEIVEQNKKSREGEVPRVEAIIAEHVDKFLSWQSSLEAANLLDALRARLEAERRSLLTSHFANAGEMTENDRARLEKLTEDLIQRIVQVPSGRLRQARKLHRRVEGLAALREVFGLGDSDDEPKS; this is encoded by the coding sequence ATGACCACTGATTCCATTCGCGGAAGAGCTGAAGTCGGCGCAGGTGGACGGGTCGAAATTGCGCTCATTGGCTGCAATCATCGCACGGCACCGGTCGAGCTTCGCGAGCGAGTTGCCTTCACACCGGAGCAGGCGATTCGTGCGGCTTCGGAACTGCGCGGTCTGGGTTTAATCGAAGAGGCGGTGATCGTCTCGACGTGCAATCGCAGTGAACTGTATGGAGTGACCTCTGAATCGATCGAATCCACGCCGACCGCGTTGGCTTCGTTTTTGGCTGAGTTTCATAAGCTTTCGACCGTGGATCTCGACGGACGCCTCTATCGTTACGCCGGACCCGAGGCAATCAGGCATCTGTTTCGCGTTGCGTCGGGGCTCGATTCGCTCTTGCTGGGCGAAGCCGAAATTCTTGGCCAGGTTCGGGAGGCTTACAATCGCGCGCTCGAAAATGGTTCCACGGGGCCGGTTCTGAATCGCCTTTTCCAGAGCGCTTTGGAAGTCGGCAAACGCGTTCGCTCAGAGACGGAAATCGGAACGCGTCCCATGTCTGTGGCGCTTGCGGGGGTCAGGCTTGCGGAGCGCATCTTTGGCGATTTGAAGGGCCGCGAGGCTTTGATTGTCGGAGCGGGATCCGTGGCCGAGCAAGTGGTGGAGCATCTGCGGCTGCGGGGAATCGGCGAACTGCGAATGGTCAACCGTACCTTCTCACGAGCGCAGGAATTAGCGCAGCGGATGGGCGGGCATGCGCACGAATGGGCAAATCTGGAGCGGCAGCTCGAACAGCCCGACATCATCGTGACTTCCGTTTCTGGCTCGGAGCACGTGCTCACTCGCTCGATGATCGAAGCTGGCATGGCGGCGCGCTCCGGCCGGGCCATGTTCGTCATCGATTTGGGCGTGCCGCGCAATGTCGAGCCCGAAGCCGAGGGCCTCTACAACTTCTATCTCTTCAACATCGACCATCTCGGCGAAATCGTCGAACAGAACAAGAAATCCCGGGAAGGCGAGGTGCCGCGTGTCGAGGCGATTATCGCCGAGCATGTGGATAAATTCCTTTCTTGGCAATCGAGCCTTGAGGCTGCCAATTTGCTCGATGCATTGCGCGCACGCCTTGAAGCGGAACGGCGTTCTCTGCTCACGTCGCACTTTGCCAATGCGGGCGAGATGACGGAAAACGATCGCGCGCGGCTAGAAAAACTGACGGAAGACCTCATCCAGCGAATCGTGCAGGTTCCTTCCGGACGTCTGCGTCAGGCGCGAAAGCTGCACCGGCGCGTCGAAGGCCTCGCCGCTTTGCGTGAGGTTTTCGGTCTTGGCGATTCTGACGACGAGCCGAAATCATGA
- the ccsA gene encoding cytochrome c biogenesis protein CcsA, whose amino-acid sequence MRLTMDFTALVLYAASFACYAGGLFRDRRWIGRLATLLLILGLVVHYFALLERSRVIHAVPYDDLYGSMSLFAWLVALTYLGLEILHRQRAVGSLVVPFVIFWLVVAVAVAPSAIHHAPVGDEALFALHITIGIWAYAAFAISFLLSLVYLFQNRVLRGGRLGLAFWRFPPLEVLERMSRSSVWIGLVLLLVGTALGFVWEHHLTGQFAVADPKVLVTLAVVVIYAIYLSVLRAPAWRGARAAFLCACNFVLVLFSYTIVNVYFTRFHRFY is encoded by the coding sequence ATGAGACTCACCATGGACTTCACCGCATTGGTTCTTTATGCCGCCAGCTTCGCGTGCTATGCCGGTGGACTCTTTCGCGACCGCCGTTGGATCGGGAGACTGGCGACGCTGCTCTTGATTTTGGGGCTTGTCGTCCACTATTTCGCGCTTTTGGAGCGCTCGCGTGTAATTCACGCGGTTCCGTATGATGATTTGTATGGTTCGATGTCTCTTTTTGCGTGGCTGGTGGCTCTAACGTATCTGGGTCTGGAAATTTTGCATCGGCAGCGCGCTGTGGGATCTCTAGTCGTGCCCTTCGTCATTTTTTGGCTAGTGGTTGCGGTGGCGGTGGCACCCTCGGCAATTCATCATGCGCCTGTCGGCGATGAGGCGCTCTTTGCATTGCACATCACCATTGGTATTTGGGCCTACGCCGCGTTTGCCATCTCGTTCTTGCTGAGCTTAGTTTACCTTTTTCAGAATCGCGTCCTGCGTGGCGGACGTCTGGGACTGGCATTTTGGCGCTTTCCGCCGCTCGAAGTTCTCGAACGCATGAGCCGCTCCAGCGTCTGGATCGGCCTGGTTTTATTGCTTGTTGGAACAGCGCTAGGTTTTGTCTGGGAACATCATCTCACCGGCCAATTCGCCGTGGCTGACCCGAAGGTCTTGGTGACGCTTGCAGTTGTCGTCATCTATGCCATTTACCTTTCGGTTTTGCGTGCGCCGGCTTGGCGTGGAGCGCGTGCCGCATTTCTTTGCGCATGTAATTTTGTGCTTGTGCTCTTCAGCTACACGATTGTGAATGTCTATTTCACTCGTTTTCATCGCTTCTACTGA
- the hemE gene encoding uroporphyrinogen decarboxylase, whose product MRSVQSSTTTKKDLFLQAARGGRPERAPVWIMRQAGRYLPGYQKLRERYSFLELAKTPELAAEVSVEPYNVLDVDAIIVFSDILVVAEAMGVHLEINDDGPKLGKLVLNSDGVKALKTFDAERETKFVGDAIRVIRLNAGPDVPVLGFAAAPWTLACYLVEGRTRGELSVIKRMMYTEPALLRELLCKIADVTARYLKMQIDAGATAVQIFDTWAGELSAHDYEEFGLRPTQVLIEKLDPGNTPVILYAKNGAHLLGALARSGASVLSVDWRTDLAEARARCGPNVALQGNVDPTVLLSTEQNIRSAVRDALSKTNGTGHILNLGHGILPATPVENAKAFVAAAREHCQSDAKRAARNVE is encoded by the coding sequence ATGAGGTCAGTGCAGTCATCGACGACTACCAAGAAGGATCTTTTCCTTCAAGCCGCTCGCGGCGGGCGTCCCGAACGCGCGCCGGTATGGATCATGCGGCAGGCGGGGCGCTATTTGCCCGGCTACCAGAAACTTCGCGAACGATATTCATTCCTCGAATTGGCCAAGACGCCTGAACTAGCGGCTGAGGTTTCCGTCGAGCCGTATAACGTACTCGATGTCGATGCAATCATCGTTTTTTCGGACATTCTTGTTGTCGCTGAGGCGATGGGCGTGCATCTCGAAATCAATGATGATGGACCGAAACTTGGAAAGCTTGTTCTCAATAGCGACGGAGTCAAAGCACTGAAGACATTTGACGCGGAACGTGAAACGAAGTTTGTCGGCGACGCCATTCGCGTCATCCGGCTTAACGCGGGACCAGACGTGCCTGTTCTCGGATTCGCCGCGGCGCCGTGGACGCTGGCTTGCTACCTCGTCGAGGGGCGCACGCGCGGCGAGCTTTCCGTCATCAAGCGCATGATGTATACGGAACCCGCACTGCTTCGAGAATTGCTCTGCAAAATCGCGGATGTCACAGCGCGTTATCTCAAAATGCAAATCGATGCAGGAGCCACGGCAGTGCAGATTTTTGATACCTGGGCCGGCGAACTATCTGCGCACGATTATGAAGAGTTCGGGCTTCGCCCAACTCAAGTGCTCATCGAAAAACTCGATCCCGGAAATACGCCTGTAATTCTTTATGCGAAGAATGGGGCGCATTTATTGGGCGCTTTGGCGCGCTCGGGAGCTTCGGTATTGAGCGTGGATTGGCGGACGGACCTGGCTGAAGCGCGCGCGCGCTGCGGCCCGAACGTCGCTCTGCAAGGCAATGTCGATCCAACAGTGCTTCTGAGCACTGAGCAAAACATCCGGTCTGCAGTGCGAGATGCGTTGAGCAAGACAAATGGCACCGGCCACATTTTGAATCTCGGTCATGGTATTTTGCCCGCGACACCTGTTGAGAACGCCAAAGCTTTTGTGGCCGCGGCGCGGGAACACTGCCAATCGGATGCAAAACGTGCTGCAAGAAATGTGGAATGA